In Gemmobacter sp. 24YEA27, a genomic segment contains:
- the dapF gene encoding diaminopimelate epimerase translates to MTQGPDRSGLPFIKMHGAGNDFVVIDSRARGEAMVTAALARALGDRNRGVGFDQLAEIRPAPEGQDGVDFTLDFWNTDGSRAGACGNATRCVSDYVMRDLGKDAVTLITQRGTLRAERLKDGRVNVNMGQPQLDWAEVPLSHAVDTAHLPLDGAPVAVGMGNPHCVFFVPDADTADVAGRGPRVEHAPLFPERTNVEFASLTGPDRLRMRVWERGAGITLACGSGACAAAVAAHLRGLTGRRVTLDLDGGALEIDWREDGVWMAGPVALVFEGRIPPAFLASLT, encoded by the coding sequence ATGACACAGGGCCCTGACCGCAGCGGCCTGCCCTTCATCAAGATGCATGGGGCGGGCAATGATTTCGTGGTGATCGACTCGCGGGCACGCGGCGAGGCGATGGTAACGGCTGCGCTGGCGCGCGCGCTTGGCGACCGCAACCGGGGCGTGGGCTTTGATCAGCTGGCCGAGATCCGTCCGGCGCCCGAAGGTCAGGACGGCGTGGATTTCACGCTGGATTTCTGGAACACCGATGGCAGCCGCGCCGGGGCCTGCGGCAATGCCACGCGCTGCGTCTCGGATTACGTGATGCGCGATCTGGGCAAAGATGCGGTGACGCTGATCACCCAACGCGGAACCCTGCGGGCCGAGCGGCTGAAAGATGGCCGGGTCAATGTGAATATGGGCCAGCCGCAGCTGGACTGGGCCGAGGTGCCGCTGTCACATGCTGTCGATACCGCGCATCTGCCGCTGGATGGTGCGCCGGTGGCGGTTGGCATGGGCAACCCGCATTGCGTGTTCTTTGTGCCCGATGCCGATACGGCGGATGTCGCTGGCCGCGGCCCGCGGGTCGAACATGCCCCCCTGTTCCCCGAACGCACCAATGTCGAATTCGCCAGCCTGACTGGCCCCGACAGGTTGCGCATGCGGGTCTGGGAGCGCGGCGCCGGCATCACGCTCGCCTGCGGCTCGGGCGCCTGTGCCGCGGCCGTCGCGGCGCATCTGCGCGGACTGACCGGGCGGCGCGTGACGCTCGACCTTGACGGCGGCGCGCTGGAGATAGACTGGCGCGAGGATGGCGTCTGGATGGCCGGACCGGTAGCGCTGGTCTTCGAGGGCCGTATCCCGCCCGCCTTCCTGGCGTCCCTGACATGA
- a CDS encoding LacI family DNA-binding transcriptional regulator, with protein MTKATPPEPHRALTLRDVSEASGVSEMTVSRVLRNRGDVSETTRARVLEAARRLGYVPNKIAGALASQRVNLVGVVIPSLSNMVFPEVMTGISKTLEDTGLQPVVGVSNYQVDREEQVIYEMLSWRPSGLIVAGLEHSEASKAMLAQAGIPIVEIMDIDGTPVDSMVGISHRRAGRKMAEAIIAAGYRKIAFLGTHMPTNDHRARKRLEGFEEALAAAGLSLVDREFYSGGSALAKGREMTETLLKRRPDVDFLYYSNDMIGAGGLLWCLEQGLDVPGRIGLAGFNGVELLDGLPRRLATMDACRLETGVAAAEIIAGKRSSGVIGGEVIEFEPKLQPGDTIRNL; from the coding sequence TTGACCAAAGCTACGCCGCCCGAACCCCACCGCGCCCTGACCCTCCGCGATGTGTCAGAGGCTTCAGGGGTCAGCGAAATGACGGTCAGCCGGGTGTTGCGCAATCGCGGCGATGTGTCAGAGACGACGCGGGCCAGGGTCCTCGAGGCCGCGCGCCGTCTGGGCTATGTGCCCAATAAAATCGCGGGCGCACTGGCGAGCCAGCGGGTCAATCTGGTCGGAGTGGTGATCCCGTCTTTGTCGAATATGGTCTTTCCCGAGGTGATGACCGGAATTTCGAAGACGCTGGAAGATACCGGTTTGCAGCCGGTGGTGGGCGTCTCGAATTATCAGGTCGATCGCGAAGAACAGGTCATCTATGAGATGCTGTCCTGGCGGCCCTCGGGGCTGATCGTGGCGGGGCTGGAACATTCCGAGGCGTCAAAGGCGATGCTGGCGCAGGCCGGTATCCCGATTGTCGAGATCATGGATATCGACGGCACACCGGTCGACAGTATGGTGGGGATCTCGCATCGCCGCGCCGGTCGCAAGATGGCCGAGGCGATCATCGCGGCGGGCTATCGCAAGATTGCCTTTCTCGGCACCCATATGCCGACGAATGACCACCGTGCGAGGAAGCGACTGGAAGGGTTTGAAGAGGCGCTGGCCGCTGCCGGCCTCTCGCTGGTGGACCGCGAATTCTATTCCGGCGGCTCGGCGCTTGCCAAGGGGCGCGAGATGACCGAGACGCTGCTGAAGCGCCGCCCGGACGTCGATTTCCTGTATTATTCCAACGATATGATCGGCGCAGGTGGGCTGCTATGGTGTCTTGAGCAGGGATTGGATGTGCCGGGCCGGATCGGGCTTGCCGGGTTCAACGGGGTCGAACTGCTCGACGGTCTGCCGCGCCGGCTGGCGACGATGGATGCCTGCCGGCTGGAAACCGGGGTCGCCGCGGCCGAGATCATTGCCGGCAAACGCTCCAGCGGCGTTATCGGTGGCGAGGTCATCGAGTTCGAGCCGAAGCTGCAACCCGGCGATACCATACGAAACCTGTGA
- the mtaB gene encoding tRNA (N(6)-L-threonylcarbamoyladenosine(37)-C(2))-methylthiotransferase MtaB — protein MNAPVFATLGCRLNAYETEAMKELAAAAGVNGAVVVNTCAVTAEAVRKAKQEIRRLARENPGAPVIVTGCAAQTEPETFAAMPEVTKVIGNHEKMQAETWTGLRAPLLAPDLIGVTEKTLVNDIMSVKETAGHLIDGFGRHRAYVQVQNGCDHRCTFCIIPYGRGNSRSVPAGVVIEQIKRLVDKGFQEVVLTGVDLTSWGADLPATPRLGDLVMRILRLVPDLARLRISSIDSIEADENLMQAIATESRLMPHLHLSLQAGDDMILKRMKRRHLRDDAIRFCEEARSLRPDLIFGADIIAGFPTETDEMFENSLKLVSDCDLTFLHVFPYSPRKGTPAARMPQVKGPLIRDRAARLRTAGESALIRHLESQQGALHQVLTEGAHNGRTGQFTEVSFAAPQPEGRIIPARITGQDGARLIATPL, from the coding sequence ATGAACGCGCCTGTTTTCGCCACCCTGGGCTGCCGCCTGAACGCCTATGAGACCGAGGCGATGAAGGAACTCGCCGCCGCCGCCGGGGTCAATGGTGCGGTCGTGGTCAATACCTGCGCGGTGACGGCCGAGGCCGTGCGCAAGGCCAAGCAGGAAATCCGTCGTCTGGCGCGGGAAAACCCCGGCGCCCCGGTGATCGTCACCGGCTGCGCGGCACAGACCGAACCCGAGACCTTTGCAGCGATGCCCGAGGTGACGAAAGTCATCGGCAATCACGAAAAGATGCAGGCCGAGACCTGGACAGGGCTGCGCGCGCCCCTCCTGGCCCCGGACCTGATCGGCGTGACCGAGAAGACGCTGGTCAATGACATCATGTCGGTGAAAGAAACCGCCGGCCATCTGATCGACGGCTTCGGCCGCCATCGCGCCTATGTCCAGGTGCAGAATGGCTGCGACCATCGCTGCACCTTCTGTATCATCCCTTATGGGCGTGGCAATTCGCGCTCGGTCCCCGCCGGCGTGGTGATCGAACAGATCAAACGTCTGGTCGACAAGGGATTTCAGGAAGTTGTCCTGACCGGTGTCGATCTCACCTCCTGGGGGGCAGACCTGCCCGCGACGCCGCGCCTTGGCGATCTGGTGATGCGGATCCTGCGGCTGGTGCCGGATCTGGCACGGCTCAGGATCTCGTCGATTGACAGCATCGAAGCCGATGAGAACCTGATGCAGGCGATCGCGACCGAAAGCCGCCTGATGCCGCATCTGCATCTCAGCCTGCAAGCAGGCGACGACATGATCCTGAAACGGATGAAGCGCCGCCATCTGCGCGATGACGCGATCCGGTTCTGCGAAGAGGCCCGCAGCCTGCGCCCCGACCTGATCTTTGGCGCCGATATCATTGCCGGCTTCCCGACCGAGACCGACGAGATGTTTGAAAACAGTCTGAAGCTGGTCTCGGATTGCGACCTGACCTTCCTGCATGTCTTCCCCTATTCGCCCCGAAAAGGTACCCCCGCCGCGCGGATGCCACAGGTGAAAGGCCCGCTGATCCGCGACCGCGCCGCCCGGCTTCGCACCGCGGGGGAAAGCGCGCTCATCCGCCATCTGGAAAGCCAGCAGGGCGCCCTGCATCAGGTCCTGACCGAAGGTGCGCATAACGGCCGCACCGGCCAGTTCACCGAAGTGAGCTTTGCCGCGCCGCAGCCCGAGGGCCGCATCATCCCGGCCCGGATCACCGGCCAGGACGGCGCGCGCCTGATCGCCACCCCGCTCTGA
- a CDS encoding FAD-dependent oxidoreductase, with protein MTDAMFPHLFRPLTIRGREIRNRIVSTGHDTCLPDHGLVNEAYIAYQETRAKGGAGLIVTQVAGVHETARYTSHLIMATTDDCIPGYAELARRCHRHGARVVSQLFHPGREIMESANGMLAVAYSASGTPNERFRNMPREMDAAMIAEITQGYADAAQRMYRAGLDGVELVASHGYLPAQFLNPRVNRRQDDYGGSEGNRLKFMADVLEAMRAATGDDFIIGLRISASEKDEAGLTNAETLAAAKGLGTRIDYLSVTIGTSATIRGAVHIAPPMNFPAAYTAPEACAFKAALDVPVFITGRINQPQEAELVIARGEADGCGMTRALICDPEMPVKADQGRFDDIRACIGCNQACIHHFHRGLPISCIQHPETGRETVFGLHPATARPRRIMVIGGGPAGLKAAAVAAERGHHVTLFEAEPRLGGQALLAQLLPHRAEFGGIVTNLTRECALAGVTIRKNTRVDASLLRDFAPDAVVLATGATPYLPPFETDGEIRVATAWQILKREVKPGARVVVVDWRADWIGPGVAEALARDGAGVDLAVNGLYMGEAMPFYVRDATAASLHRLGVRVTPYARLIGTFGDTVFLQHTASELPIEIEGVDMLVLSSGHLPFDGLRSEITALGIECHGIGDCETPRTAEEAVYEGMLAGRAL; from the coding sequence ATGACCGACGCGATGTTTCCGCACCTGTTCCGCCCATTGACCATCCGGGGGCGCGAGATCCGCAACCGCATCGTCTCGACCGGGCATGACACCTGCCTGCCGGACCATGGGTTGGTGAACGAGGCCTATATCGCCTATCAGGAAACCCGCGCCAAAGGCGGCGCCGGGCTGATCGTGACCCAGGTGGCGGGCGTACATGAGACAGCGCGCTATACATCGCATCTGATCATGGCGACGACAGATGACTGTATACCGGGCTATGCCGAACTGGCGCGGCGCTGCCACAGGCATGGTGCGCGGGTGGTTTCGCAACTGTTCCATCCCGGGCGCGAAATCATGGAAAGCGCGAATGGGATGCTGGCGGTGGCATATTCCGCATCCGGCACCCCGAATGAGCGGTTCCGCAATATGCCGCGCGAAATGGATGCCGCGATGATCGCCGAAATCACGCAAGGCTATGCCGATGCGGCGCAGCGGATGTACAGGGCCGGCCTTGACGGCGTCGAACTGGTCGCCTCGCATGGCTATCTGCCGGCGCAATTCCTCAACCCCCGCGTCAACCGACGCCAGGATGACTATGGCGGGTCAGAGGGCAACCGTCTGAAATTCATGGCGGATGTGCTGGAAGCCATGCGCGCGGCAACGGGCGATGATTTCATCATCGGGCTCAGGATCTCGGCCAGTGAGAAAGACGAGGCCGGGCTGACCAATGCCGAGACGCTGGCGGCGGCAAAAGGGCTTGGCACGCGGATCGACTATCTTTCCGTCACCATTGGCACCTCGGCGACCATCAGAGGCGCGGTCCATATCGCGCCGCCGATGAACTTCCCGGCCGCCTATACGGCGCCCGAGGCCTGCGCATTCAAGGCTGCGCTGGACGTGCCGGTGTTCATCACCGGCCGCATAAACCAGCCGCAAGAGGCCGAACTGGTGATCGCGCGCGGCGAGGCCGATGGCTGTGGCATGACCCGCGCGCTGATCTGTGACCCCGAAATGCCGGTCAAAGCGGATCAGGGGCGGTTCGATGACATCCGCGCCTGTATCGGCTGCAATCAGGCTTGTATTCACCACTTCCACCGGGGCCTGCCGATTTCCTGCATCCAGCATCCCGAAACCGGGCGCGAGACGGTGTTCGGCCTTCATCCCGCAACCGCGCGACCGCGCAGGATAATGGTGATCGGCGGCGGCCCGGCCGGGCTGAAAGCGGCAGCGGTGGCGGCAGAGCGCGGTCATCACGTGACGCTTTTCGAGGCGGAACCACGCCTGGGCGGCCAGGCATTGCTGGCGCAGCTTTTGCCGCATCGCGCAGAGTTTGGCGGCATCGTGACCAATCTCACCCGCGAATGCGCGCTTGCGGGCGTCACAATCCGCAAGAATACCCGCGTCGATGCAAGCCTGTTGCGCGATTTCGCGCCGGATGCGGTGGTGCTCGCGACCGGGGCCACGCCCTATTTGCCGCCGTTTGAGACGGATGGCGAGATCAGGGTCGCCACCGCCTGGCAGATCCTGAAGCGCGAGGTGAAACCCGGTGCGCGGGTGGTGGTGGTCGACTGGCGCGCCGACTGGATAGGGCCGGGCGTGGCTGAGGCCCTGGCGCGGGACGGCGCCGGGGTCGATCTGGCGGTGAACGGGCTTTATATGGGCGAGGCCATGCCCTTCTACGTCCGCGATGCGACGGCGGCCTCGCTGCACCGGCTTGGTGTGCGGGTCACGCCCTATGCGCGGCTGATCGGCACCTTTGGCGATACGGTCTTCCTGCAGCATACCGCATCAGAGCTGCCGATTGAAATCGAAGGCGTGGATATGCTGGTTCTGTCGTCCGGGCATCTGCCCTTTGACGGGCTCAGGTCTGAGATTACGGCCCTGGGCATCGAATGTCATGGCATCGGCGATTGCGAGACCCCCCGCACCGCGGAAGAGGCGGTCTATGAGGGGATGCTGGCCGGTCGCGCCCTCTGA
- a CDS encoding amidase, giving the protein MDLTACSALDLSQLITRREVKPSEVMEAHLARIASVNPQVNAVISLRDPDQIMAEARALDDVAPEGALFGLPLAVKDLLNTKGIRTTYGSPLYADHIPEADDLIVARMRAAGAVVIGKTNTPEWGHGSHSFNPVHGVTRNPYDLTRSAGGSSGGAAAALAARMVPLADGSDMMGSLRNPAAFCNVYGFRPSWGLVPTDAGAETFLDTMATEGPMARDIADLALLLGVQAGANPLTPFGQPVQDYLGAVRAAPDDLNGKRIAWFGDFNGQIPFEPGIIAACEAGLKTFESLGAEVVPVPLPLPMADLWQAWVTIRSFLNFGGKGAERQTPARWARLKPETQWEVETGAGVTAEALYQASKIRSAWYARAHQLLADYDALVMPVAQVWPFPADWRYPESINGQRMDTYHRWMEVVVPVSLIGLPALAVPVGFGANGLPTGIQIAGRHGSDAAILAMGEAWHRATRWPEKNPPRI; this is encoded by the coding sequence ATGGATCTCACCGCTTGCTCCGCTCTCGATCTCTCGCAGCTGATCACCCGGCGCGAGGTGAAACCGTCTGAGGTGATGGAGGCGCATCTGGCCCGCATCGCTTCGGTGAACCCGCAGGTGAATGCGGTGATCTCGCTGCGCGATCCCGACCAGATCATGGCAGAGGCGCGGGCGCTGGACGATGTGGCACCTGAAGGCGCGCTGTTTGGCCTGCCGCTGGCGGTGAAAGATCTCCTGAACACCAAAGGCATCCGGACAACCTATGGCTCGCCGCTTTACGCCGATCACATACCCGAGGCCGATGATCTGATCGTTGCACGGATGCGGGCGGCAGGGGCGGTCGTGATCGGCAAGACCAATACGCCGGAATGGGGGCATGGCAGCCACAGTTTCAACCCGGTGCATGGCGTGACGCGCAATCCCTATGACCTGACGCGAAGCGCCGGCGGGTCATCGGGGGGCGCGGCGGCGGCGCTGGCCGCGCGGATGGTGCCGCTGGCGGATGGTTCGGATATGATGGGCAGCCTCAGAAACCCCGCAGCCTTTTGTAATGTCTACGGGTTTCGTCCGAGCTGGGGGCTTGTCCCGACCGATGCCGGGGCCGAGACTTTCCTTGACACGATGGCGACGGAAGGCCCGATGGCCCGCGATATCGCCGATCTCGCGCTGCTTTTGGGCGTTCAGGCCGGGGCCAACCCGCTGACCCCCTTTGGTCAGCCCGTGCAGGATTACCTCGGTGCGGTCAGGGCTGCGCCGGATGATCTCAACGGGAAGCGCATTGCCTGGTTTGGTGATTTCAACGGTCAGATCCCGTTTGAGCCAGGCATCATCGCCGCCTGTGAGGCCGGGCTGAAGACCTTTGAAAGCCTCGGTGCCGAAGTGGTGCCGGTGCCGCTCCCTCTGCCGATGGCCGATCTCTGGCAGGCCTGGGTCACGATCCGCAGCTTCCTGAATTTCGGGGGCAAAGGGGCCGAGCGCCAAACGCCCGCCCGCTGGGCCCGGCTCAAACCCGAAACGCAATGGGAGGTCGAGACCGGCGCAGGCGTGACGGCAGAGGCGCTCTACCAGGCGTCGAAAATCCGCTCCGCCTGGTATGCGCGCGCGCATCAGCTGCTGGCGGATTACGATGCGCTGGTGATGCCGGTGGCGCAGGTCTGGCCCTTCCCGGCCGACTGGCGCTATCCCGAAAGCATCAATGGCCAAAGGATGGACACCTATCACCGCTGGATGGAGGTGGTGGTGCCGGTCTCGCTGATCGGCCTGCCCGCTTTGGCGGTTCCGGTGGGATTCGGCGCAAACGGCCTGCCGACGGGTATCCAGATCGCGGGCCGCCACGGATCCGACGCCGCGATTCTCGCCATGGGCGAAGCCTGGCACCGCGCCACCCGCTGGCCGGAAAAGAACCCGCCCCGGATCTGA
- the eutH gene encoding ethanolamine utilization protein EutH, translating into MADKIAQTREAWAIATVVGFMSGATIIFSIPVGLAMLKKADHKYMALGIMSGILSVPVGVLISCTVIALSGLDIRPEVSTASDANFALTLGFGEIFRNLLPLIIFCVAIALGLRFAPDAMITGFLWFGKIMYAGITLVLVASIVEYFTGFFTNVFGHWGFDPIIADEADQFRALEVAGYIGIMLAGAFPMVYLLTKYLAKPMEVLGAKIGVAPEGAAGLLAACANILAMFRLVEKMRPRDKVVAIAFAVCAAFTFGDHLAFTANFQPTLIAPLILGKLLGGVAGFILAVWLSVPKAEALAAAER; encoded by the coding sequence CTGGCCGACAAAATTGCCCAGACGCGCGAGGCATGGGCGATTGCGACCGTTGTCGGTTTCATGTCGGGCGCGACGATCATCTTCTCGATCCCGGTCGGCCTCGCGATGCTGAAGAAGGCCGACCATAAATATATGGCGCTGGGCATCATGTCCGGCATTCTCTCGGTGCCGGTCGGGGTGCTGATCTCCTGCACGGTGATCGCACTTTCGGGGCTGGATATCCGCCCGGAGGTCTCGACCGCGTCCGATGCGAATTTCGCCCTGACGCTCGGTTTTGGCGAGATATTCCGCAACCTCCTGCCGCTGATCATCTTCTGCGTCGCAATCGCGCTCGGTCTGCGGTTCGCGCCGGATGCAATGATCACCGGCTTTCTGTGGTTCGGAAAGATCATGTATGCGGGCATCACACTGGTGCTGGTGGCCTCGATCGTCGAATATTTCACCGGGTTCTTTACCAATGTCTTTGGCCATTGGGGCTTTGACCCGATCATCGCGGATGAGGCCGACCAGTTCCGCGCGCTGGAAGTGGCGGGCTATATCGGCATCATGCTCGCCGGGGCCTTCCCGATGGTCTACCTTCTGACCAAATACCTCGCGAAACCGATGGAGGTGCTGGGCGCGAAAATCGGCGTGGCGCCCGAAGGCGCGGCGGGGCTGCTCGCGGCCTGCGCCAATATCCTTGCCATGTTCCGGCTGGTGGAAAAGATGCGCCCGCGTGACAAGGTGGTGGCGATTGCCTTTGCGGTTTGCGCGGCCTTTACCTTCGGCGATCACCTGGCTTTCACCGCGAATTTCCAGCCGACGCTGATTGCGCCGCTGATCCTGGGCAAGCTCCTCGGCGGTGTGGCGGGCTTTATCCTCGCGGTCTGGCTGTCTGTGCCGAAAGCCGAGGCGCTGGCGGCGGCAGAGCGCTGA
- the eutH gene encoding ethanolamine utilization protein EutH, with protein MASIGTYIIWLIMVCAVAGAIAAIRDPEKGLGKEFTEGLHSIGPIFIPVAGIMAAIPYLSHFIEFAAGPLFALVGADPSIAATTVIAGDMGATSWPTKLPRRARHGRLRPLSVSCRARRSSSRSRSASRC; from the coding sequence ATGGCTTCCATTGGAACATATATTATCTGGCTGATCATGGTCTGCGCCGTCGCGGGCGCGATCGCCGCGATCCGCGATCCTGAAAAGGGGCTTGGCAAAGAGTTCACCGAGGGTCTGCATTCCATCGGTCCGATTTTCATTCCTGTGGCCGGGATCATGGCCGCGATTCCTTATCTCTCGCATTTTATCGAATTCGCGGCCGGGCCGCTTTTCGCCCTTGTGGGCGCTGACCCTTCGATTGCCGCGACCACGGTGATTGCGGGCGATATGGGGGCTACCAGCTGGCCGACAAAATTGCCCAGACGCGCGAGGCATGGGCGATTGCGACCGTTGTCGGTTTCATGTCGGGCGCGACGATCATCTTCTCGATCCCGGTCGGCCTCGCGATGCTGA
- a CDS encoding cupin domain-containing protein, whose protein sequence is MKPDEPRLKAAPAAEGRVLGERLRELRKRRKQTLAQLAEGAGLSIGYLSQIERDLAEPSINALVSIAQHLGVTVQWFFAGDEQAVPEAEQGYVIRQANRLQVAYQGGAVDELLTPRMSMALEMIRSRLPPGAEAQDAYSHDGDEVGLVLSGQLELWVGDRHFRLEAGDSFSFASREPHRYRNPGPAETEVIWAISPPTY, encoded by the coding sequence ATGAAGCCGGATGAGCCGCGCCTGAAGGCTGCGCCTGCCGCCGAGGGCCGCGTCCTGGGCGAAAGGCTGCGTGAGCTGCGCAAGCGGCGCAAACAGACGCTGGCGCAGCTGGCCGAAGGGGCAGGGCTTTCTATCGGCTATCTGAGCCAGATCGAACGGGATCTTGCCGAACCCTCGATCAACGCGCTGGTTTCCATTGCGCAGCATCTGGGTGTGACGGTGCAATGGTTTTTCGCCGGCGACGAGCAAGCGGTGCCCGAAGCCGAGCAGGGCTATGTCATCCGCCAGGCCAACCGCCTCCAGGTCGCCTATCAGGGCGGCGCGGTCGATGAATTGCTGACGCCGCGCATGTCGATGGCGCTGGAGATGATCCGCTCGCGCCTGCCGCCCGGCGCCGAAGCACAGGATGCCTATAGTCATGACGGTGACGAGGTCGGTCTGGTGCTGTCGGGGCAGCTGGAGCTCTGGGTCGGTGACCGTCATTTCCGGCTGGAGGCGGGGGACAGCTTTTCCTTCGCCTCACGTGAGCCGCATCGTTATCGCAATCCGGGCCCGGCTGAGACCGAGGTGATCTGGGCGATAAGCCCGCCAACCTACTGA